The Pseudomonas benzenivorans region TCTGCAGGGTGAAATGCTGCGAGACCACCGCGCCATAGCCTTGGCTGGCGAAGCTGCCCAGGCTCTCCAGCAGGCGCGGCAGGGTGAAGGTCAGCTGCTCCATCATCAGGTAGCTGTCGAGCTGGGGGTCGAGAATCAGGCCACTGTCGGTGGCCAGCTGCTCGCGCAGGGTCGTCAGCTGCATCAGGGTGCTTTGGTAACGCTCCAGGGCGTCGGGTAGCGCCAGCTTTCCCACTTCGGCCACCGCCAGGCCCGCGCGCAGCTGTTGCAAGGCGGCCAATTGCTCACGGGCCTGGGCGCTCGAGGGCGCGCCTGCCCGCTGGCGCACGGCGTGCTGCAGGGCCTCGTCGAGGGCTCCGGCACGCTGTCGCAACAGCGCCTCGGCTGGCTGGTCGGTGCCCTTCCAGCGCGCCAGCAGGGTGCGCTGCTCGAGCAACGCCAGCTGCACCGCCCCCAGCGCCTGCACGCCCTGCATGCCCTCGAGCTCGCGGTCGAGCAGCGTCAGCCGCGCCAGATGGTCGCTGCTGATCACCCACAGCGCATAGCCCAACGGCAACACGAACAAGACAAACAACAGCTGGAATTTGCGCGCGAAGCTGAAGCGCTCCAACAGGCGAACGCCTGGCGTGAGTATTCCGGTCATAGCGACACCTCGTCGAGTCCCCCGCATCCCGACAGCGAATGCGTCAACGAACCCCTTGAAGCAAGAATCACGCCGCGCAACTGGCGTCAGTTCGCTGGCACCTGCCTGCAGCATAGGCCAGGCCATGTCGATGCGACGCTGGAGCATCGAGGATACTGCGCGGCAGGCCACGACCCATCGCGGAGCCGAACGCGGGAACCGAGGAGGAAGGCGCGGCCGGATCAGCCCTGCGGCAACCCCGTCCAGAGTTCATCGAGGTTGCGAAAGCCCCAGTCGGCGGCCGACTCGCGACCGACGATGCGCTCGCGGCCGACGAGCTTGCTCAGGTCGATGACCTCCTGGGGGATCGGCTGCTTGCTCTTGGCCGAGAAGAACACCTTGACCATCGGCGTCAGCAGCGACTGTTCGTGCTGCTCCAGCACCACACCCAGGCGCCCGCTCTGCAAACGCACCAGCGAGCCGGTGGGGTAGATGCCCACGGTTCTGACGAAGGCCTGAAACACCCGCTCGTCGAAGTGGCCCTTCCAGCCGGCCATCTTGCGGATCGACTCGGCGGGCTCCCAGCCGGCCTTGTAGGGGCGATCCGAGGTGACCGCGTCGTACACGTCGCAGACCGCCGCCATGCGCGCCAGCAGGCTGATCTGTTCGCCTGCCAGGCCATGGGGGTAACCGCTGCCGTCGACCTTCTCATGGTGATGCAGGCAGACGTCCAGCACCAACGCACTGACCTGCTGGCTGTCGACCAACAGGCGGGCGCCGGCCTCGGGGTGCTCACGCATGGTGGCGAACTCGCTGTCCGTGAGCTTGCCCGGCTTGTTCAGCACCGCCGGGGGGGTGCACATCTTGCCGATGTCGTGCAGCAGCCCGGCCATGCCGGCCTCGCGCACCAGCGCCTCGGACAGTTCGAGCTGCCGCGCCAGGGCGATCATCAGCGCACAGACCGCCACCGAGTGCATATAGGTGTACTCGTCGGCATGCTTGAGACGCGCCAGGCTGATCAGCGCATTGGGCTGGCGCAGGATGGAAGCGGAAATTTCATCGACCAGCTCCCCCGCCCGACCGACCTCGATGGCCCGGCCCATGCGCGCGTCGCCGAACATCGCCATCACCGCGCGCTTGGAGCTGTCGCACAGCCTGGCCGCCCGCTGGAGCTCATCCTCCAGGCCGCGCTGGGCGACCTTCCGCCCCCCCTCCGTGACCGCAGTCGGCGCGGCGGCGAGCAAGACCGCCTCGGTCTCGGCCTGGACCTGCTCGACCGTCTCGCCGCTCGGCAGGTCCAGCCCCTTGCCGGTGTCGATCCACACCTCGCGGATGCCGCTGTCGAGTATGCGTTGTCGGTCCTTGTCGCTGCCCAGGCGGAAACGGGTTTTCCAGAACGGGTGCTCCATCCAGGAGCCGCACAGTTCATGGATGTACATGCCTACGAGGAGTTCGGTGACGGGAATGCGTTTGAGCACGGCAACGACCACGGCGAGGACCAATGATCGGCATAAGCATAAGCCATTGCCGAGGATGGCACCGCCCAGGCCCGGGCTTTTGTCGCGCACAGCCGGTGCGGCGGCTTGGACGCCGCGACCGGCCTGCTTATCATGGCCGGACCCACGCCGCGCACCACAAGGAGTTGCCATGCGCCGCCTGCTGACCGGCCTCTGCGTCACCCTGCTGCTTCTGCTCAATACCCTGGTGCTGATCGGCCCGCTGCTGCTGATCGCCCTAGGCAAGTTCGCCCTGCCTGGCCGGGCCGCCAAGGCCGCCTGCTCGCGCGGGGTGATGTGGGTGGCCGAGACCTGGGCGGAACTGAACAAGCTGATCTTCGCCGCCCTGCTGCCGACCGAATGGGACATTCGCGGCGGCGCCGAGCTGCGCCAGGACACCTCCTACCTGGTGATCAGCAACCACCAGTCCTGGGTCGACATCCCGGCATTGGTCCAGGCGTTCAACCGCAAGACGCCCTACTTCAAGTTCTTCCTCAAACAGCAATTGATCTGGGTGCCCTTTCTCGGCCTGGCCTTCTGGGCGCTGGACTACCCCTTCATGAAGCGCCATTCCAAGGCCCTGCTGGCCAAGCACCCGGAGCTGGCGGGCCAGGACCTGGAGATCACCAAGCGCGCCTGCGAGAAGTTCCGGGACTTGCCGGTGACCGTGGTCAACTACCTGGAAGGCACCCGCTTCACCCCGACCAAGCATGCCGAGCAGGGCTCGCCCTATCGCTACCTGCTCAAGCCCAAGGCCGGCGGCGTGGCCTTCGTCCTGGCGGCCCTGGGCGAGCAGCTGGACGCGGTGCTGGACGTGACCCTGGTCTACCCGGGCACGCGGATTCCCGGGTTCTGGGCGCTGATCAGCGGCCAGGTGCCCAGGGTGGTGGTGGACATTCGCACCCACGCCCTCGACCCGGCGCTGTACCAGGGCGACTACCAGAACGACCCGGCGTTCCGGCGCCAGATGCAGGACTGGGTGACCCAGTTGTGGCGCGAGAAGGACGAGCGCATCGCCCGGTTACGCGAGGAGCTGCGCGGCGAGGCCGCCCCCCTGGGCGAAGCCCAGCGGATGGGCGAGTAGCCGGGCCGACTTTCGTTTCGGCATAAAAAAGGGCGGCCCAAAGGCCGCCCTTTCTTTCGCCCCTAGACTCAGGCGGCGCTGAACAGCTTGTGCGGATCCATGACGAATTTCTTCGGCACGCCGGCATCGAACTCGTGATAGCCCTTCGGCGCGTCGTCCAGGCTGATCACTTCGACACCGACCACTTCGGCGATGTTGATGCGGTCCCACATGATCGCCTGCATCAGTGCGCGGTTGTACTTCATCACCGGGGTCTGGCCGGTGTGGAAGCTGTGCGACTTGGCCCAGCCGAGGCCGAAGCGGATGCTCAGGGCACCCTTCTTGGCGGCGGCGTCGACTGCACCTGGATCGTCGGTGACGTACAGGCCGGGGATGCCGATGTTGCCGGCGACGCGGGTAACCTGCATCAGCGAGTTGAGCACGGTGGCCGGAGCCTCGTGCTGGGCGCCGTCATGGCCATGGCCGCGGGCCTCGAAGCCCACGCAGTCGATGGCGCAGTCGACTTCCGGCTCGCCCAGCAGGGCGGCGATCTGTTCGTGCAGCGGAATGTCCTGGGACAGGTCGGCGATCTCGAAGCCCTGGGCCTTGGCATGGATCAGGCGGACCGGGTTGACGTCACCGACGATGACCACGGCGGCGCCGAGCAGGCGTGCCGAGGCGGCGGCGGCCAGGCCAACCGGGCCGGCACCGGCGACATAGACGGTGCTGCCCGGGCCGACGCCGGCGGTGACGGCGCCGTGGTAGCCGGTCGGCAGGATGTCGGACAGGCAGGTCAGGTCGCGGATCTTCTCCATGGCCTTGTCGCGGTCCGGCAGCTTGAGCAGGTTGAAGTCGGCGTAGGGCACCATCACGTATTCGGCCTGGCCACCGGTCCAGTCGCCCATGTCGACATAGCCGTAGGCGCCGCCGGCGCGAGCCGGGTTGACGGTCAGGCAGACGCCGGTGTGCTGTTCCTTGCAGCTGCGGCAACGGCCGCAGGCGACGTTGAACGGCACCGACACCAGATCGCCGATCTGCAGGTGTTCGACGCCGGGCCCCTTCTCGATCACCTCGCCGGTGATTTCGTGGCCCAGCACCAGACCGACCTGAGCGGTGGTACGACCACGCACCATGTGCTGGTCGGAACCGCAGATGTTGGTGGATACCACCTTGAGGATTACAGCATGGTCGATGCGCTTGCCGCGCGGATCCTGCATTTTCGGATAGTCGATCTTCTGTACTTCGACCTTGCCTGCGCCGAGGTACACGACACCACGATTACCGGACATAGGGTGTTCTCCTTTGTTGTTGTGAATACAAAGGCGCGGTCATTGGCCGCGCGGCCTTGCACTGGAGCTTGGGTTTGTCGCCGGAGTGACCGCGTGAAGGCAGTGCGGTAATACCGCTCCGGTATTGCAATGGCGCTGGGTCATGCCGGCGTCCGGCAAACCCCGCGCACCTATTTACGCGTGCAGCACCACGGTGCGGTTGGCGTTGAGGAACACCCGCCGCTCGATGTGATAACCGATGGCCTTGGCCAGGGTCAGGCACTCGATGTCGCGGCCCTTGGCGATCAGGTCTTCCGGGTAGTGGGCGTGATCCACCGACTCGACGCCCTGGGCGATGATCGGCCCCTCGTCGAGGTCGTTGTTGATGTAGTGGGCGGTGGCGCCGACCATCTTCACGCCCTTCTGGTACGCCTGGTGATAGGGCTTGGCGCCCTTGAAGCCCGGCAGCAGCGAGTGGTGGATATTGATCGCCCAGCCGTCCAGCTTGCGGCACAGCTCCGGCGACAGCACCTGCATGTAGCGGGCGAGCACCACCAGTTCGGCGCCGGTGTCCTCGATCACCTGCAACACCTTGCGCTCCTGCGCCGGCTTGTCGTTGGGGTCGAGGGGGAAGTGGTAATAGGGGATGTCGTGCCAGCGCGCCAGGGGTTCCAGGTCCGGGTGGTTGGACACCACGGCGACCACGTCCATGGCCAAGTGGCCGATGCGCTGACGGTAGAGCAGGTCGTTGAGGCAGTGGTCGGCCTTGGAGACCATCAGCACCACCTTGGCCCGATAGCCCGGCGGCGTCAGCTCGGTGTGCATGTCGAAGGGCGCCAGACGCTCGTCGAGAGTCGCGCGGAAGGCCGTCTCGTCGAAGCCGGCCGGGGCGCGGAACTCGACGCGGATAAAGAAGTGTGCCGACAAGCGGTCATCGAACGAGTGATGCTCGGTGACGTAGCACTGCTGCTCATAGAGCAGTCGTGTCACCGCATCGACGGTGCCGAGCACGCTCGGACAGTGGGCGGTGAGAATCCAGGTATCAGGCGTGCGGCTCATATCGATCTCCAATGCACAGGGCAGCAGGGTGGCGTTGAGCGAAGCGATGGCCAGCGGCCGTCTCAGCCGATGTCAGGCGCGCAGCCGCGGGTACCGTCGCTGCGCGCCTCATCCCAACCTATTCCTTGATCGCCAGGCCGTACTCGGCGCTGGCATCCTGCAGCCACAACCAGACGTAGTCGGAGAAGCTGCGGCGCACCAGCAGTTCCCAGGTGTCTTCACCGGTATGGCGGATCACCAGCTGGCTCTTGGCGAAGGCGGTGCCGACCGCCTTGCCGACCGGGAAATTGCTCGGGTGCACGTCGTAGATGCTCGACTTCATCAGCACTTCGCGGGCCTTGGGGCCGGAAAGTTCCAGCACGGTCTGGCCGCCGCTGACGTTGACGATGGCGATGTGCTGGCCTTCGAGGGCCGCACGCAGTTTCTGCTCAGTGGCGAACTCCTCGCCGCTCGGCACGATCAGCAGCCACTCGTCGGGGGACAGCCACTGCAGCGAGATCTCGCCCTTGGCCACCAGGGTCAGGGCCACCGGCAGCTCCAGGCCCAGGGCCTTGTGCACGCCACCGGCGAACTGGGCATCGTCGGCGTCGCCGCGCAGGATCAGGTGGCCGAGCAGTTTCTTCTCGCGCAGGGTCACCCCGGCGTTGCTCTTGTTCTTGCCCTTGCGTGCCAGCTCGTCGAGACCGGCGTGGAACAGCGGGGATTCGGCCTGGCCGGCATCGGGGCGCTGCTTGTAGACGTTGATCGCGGTCATGTTGTTAACCTGTCGCTAAAGTCTGATTGACCTCTGGGACCGCCGAACGGCCCCAGGGTTGGGTACTGGAGACTCAGATGTTCTGCCGCTCGCCCTTCGGGTCGTAGAACACCGGGCTGCAGATCTCCGCCTCGATCACGCTGCCATCGACCAGCGGCGCGAATACCCGCTCGCCCATGCGCTTGAGACCGCCCTTGACCAGGGCCATGGCGAAGGAGTAACCCATCGCCGCGCTCATGTAGCTGGAGGTCACGTGACCGACCATGGTCATGGGGATCGACTGCTTCGGGTCGAATACCAGCTGCGCGCCTTCCGGCAGCACCTTGTTCGGGTCGACCGGCTTGAGGCCGACCAGCTGCTTGCGGTCTTCACGCAGGCAGTCTTCGCGGTTCATGCCGCGCCAGCCGATCCAGGAGAACGGCTTGTTGCGGCCGACGCACCAGCCCATGCCCAGGTCGTCCGGGGTCACCGAGCCGTCGGTGTCCTGACCGACGATGATGAAACCCTTCTCGGCGCGCAGCACGTGCATGGTCTCGGTGCCGTAGGGGGTCAGGTCGTACTTCTTACCCGCCTCGACGATCTTCTCCAGCACGCCCATGGCGTAGTCGGCCTGCACGTTGACCTCGTAGCTCAGCTCGCCGGTGAAGGAGATGCGGAACACCCGGGCCGGCACGCCGCCGACATTGCCTTCCTTCCAGGTCATGAAGGGGAAGGCGTCCTTGTCCAGGTCGATGTCGGTGACCTCGGCCAGCAGCTTGCGGCTGTTGGGGCCGGACAGGGTCAGGGTCGCCCAGTGGTCGGTGACCGAGGTGAAGTACACCTTCAGCTCCGGCCATTCGGTCTGGTGGTAGATCTCCAGCCATTCCATGATGCGTGCCGCGCCACCGGTGGTGGTGGTCATCAGGAAGTGGTTGTCGGCCAGACAGGCGGTGACGCCGTCGTCGGTGACCATGCCGTCTTCCTTGCACATCAGGCCGTAGCGGGCCTTGCCCACGTCCAGCTTGGTCCAGGCGTTGCTGTACACGCGGTTGAGGAACTCGCGCGCATCCGGACCCTGGATGTCGATCTTGCCCAGGGTCGAGGCGTCGAGCATGCCCACCGAGTTGCGCACGGCCAGGCACTCGCGGGCCACGGCGGCGTGCATGTCCTCGCCGTTCTTGGGGAAGTACCAGGGACGCTTCCACTGGCCGACGTCCTCGAACTCGGCGCCCTGGGCCAGGTGCCAGCGGTGCAGCGCGGTGTAGCGCTTGGGATCGAACAGCGGGCCGACGTTGCGTCCGGCTACGGCACCGAAGGTGATCGGCGTGTAGTTCGGGCGGAACATGGTGGTGCCCATCTGCGGGATGCTGATGCCCATGGAACGGGCGGCGATGGCCAGACCGTTGATGTTGCCCAGCTTGCCCTGGTCGGTACCGAAGCCCAGCGCGGTGTAGCGCTTGACGTGCTCGACCGACTCGAAGCCCTCGCGGGTGGCCAGCTCGATACCGGCCGCGGTGACGTCGTTCTGCAGGTCGACGAACTGCTTCGGCGCCCGTGCGGTGGACTTGTCGTGGGGCACCTGGAACAGCGCGACGGCCGGCTCCTCGGTACGCTTCTCGGTCTTCGGCAGCTTGCCTTCCACCGCCTTGAAGCCGGCCTCGGCCGCAGCCGAGGCGCCGGCCTCGAAGCCGTTGGCCAGGGCGTCGCCGAGGGCGAACACGCCGTTGACGGCGCCGGCGCACAGGCGCTTCTGGAAGCCTTCACCGGGGACGAAGGCGAGGATGTCTTCGCGCCACTCCGGACGACCGCCGAGGTGCGAGGCCAGGTGCACCACCGGGCTGTAGCCGCCGGAGCTGACGATCAGGTCGCAGTCGAGCATCTCGCCCGGGCTGGTGACCTTGTGCTTGTTCAGATCGATGGCGCAGACCCGCGCACCGGTGACCCGCTTGCTGCCGCGTGCCTCGACCACGGCACTGCCGGTGAGGACGCGCACGCCACGCTTGCGCGCCTCCTCGACCCAGGTACCGCGCGGATTGCTGCGCGCATCGGCGACGGCCACCACCTGCTGGCCGGCATCCAGCCAGTCCAGGACCACGCGGTAGGCGTAGTCGTTGTTGGTCGACAGCACCAGCTTGCGGCCCGGGGCCACGCCGTAACGGCGCACATAGGTGGACACCGCGTCGGCCAGCATGTTGCCGGGCACGTCGTTGTTGGCGTACACCAGCGGACGCTCGTGGGCGCCGGTGGCCAGGACCACGCGCTTGGCCCGCACGCGGTGCATGCGCTGACGCACCTGGCCCATGGGCGCGACTTCGCCGAGGTGATCGGTGAGGCGCTGGTGGATGGTGAGGAAGTTGTGGTCGTGGTAACCGTTGACCGTGGAGCGCGGCAACAGGGTGACTTCGCGCATGCCCTGCAGCTCGGCGATGGCCGCGGCAGCCCAGTCGGCGGCCGGCTTGCCGTCGAGGGTCTCGCGGGTGGCCAGCAGGCTGCCGCCGAATTCTTCCTGTTCGTCGGCGAGGATCACCCGCGCGCCGCTACGGCCGGCGGCCAGGGCCGCGGCCAGGCCGGCGGGGCCGGAGCCGACCACCAGCACGTCGCAGTGCTGGTTCATGTAGTCGTAGCTGTCCGGGTCGTTTTCCCGCGGCGAACGGCCGAGGCCGGCGGCCTTGCGGATGTACTTCTCGTAGGTCAGCCAGAGGTTCTGCGGGTACATGAAGGTCTTGTAGTAGAACCCGGGCGGCATCATCTTGCCGCCGACCTTGCCGAGGATACCCATCAGGTCGGTGTTGACGTTCGGCCAGCCGTTGGTGCTGGTCGCCACCAGGCCGTTGTACAGCGCCTGCTGGGTGGCCCGCACGTTGGGCACCTGCGCCGCCTCGGTGGAGCCGAGCTGCAGTACGGCGTTGGGCTCTTCGGCGCCGGCGGCGACGATGCCGCGCGGGCGCGAGTACTTGAAGCTGCGGCCGACGATGTCGACGCCGTTGGCCAGCAGTGCTGCGGCCAGGGTATCGCCGGCGAAGCCCTGGTAGCTCTGGCCGTTGAAGGTGAAGGTCAAGGGCTGGCTGCGGTCGATGCGCCCACCCTGGGAGAGACGATTGACCTGGCTCATGCGCTTACTCCTTGGCCGGCAGTCTTCTTCGCGGCAACGCTGGCCTCAGTCACGCTGGGACGCTCGCCGATCTTGTAGGTCTCGAGGATTTCGTAGCTCACCGTGTGGCGAGTGACGTTGAAGTACTTGCGGCAGCCGGCGGCGTGCACCCACAGCTCGTGGTGGATGCCACGCGGGTTGTCGCGGAAGAACAAGTACTCGCCCCACTCCTCGTCGGTGCAGGCATTGGGGTCCAACGGGCGCGCGATGTGCGCCTGGCCGCCGGCGTGATATTCCTCTTCGGAACGCAGCTCGCCACAGTGGGGGCAGAAGATATGCAGCATGGTCGGTACCTCCAGAAAACATTCCTCCCTCTCCCGTCGGGAGAGGGGGCCAATATCAGTGCGCCACCCCGGCCGCGCCGTGTTCGTCGATCAGCGCGCCGGTGTGGAAGCGCTCGATGGCGAACGGCTTGGCCAGCGGGTGCATCTCGCCCTTGGCCAGGCTCGCGGCGAAGACATGGCCGGATCCCGGGGTGGCCTTGAAGCCACCGGTGCCCCAACCGCAGTTGAAGAACAGGTTCTTCACCGGGGTCTTGGCGATGATCGGGCAGGCGTCAGGGGTGGTGTCGACGATGCCGCCCCACTGGCGGTTCATGCGTACCCGCGAGAGGATCGGGAACAGCTCGACGATGGCCTGCAGGGTGTGTTCGATGGTCGGGTAGGAGCCGCGCTGGCCGTAGCCGTTGTAGCCGTCGATGCCCGCGCCGATGACCAGGTCGCCCTTGTCCGACTGGCTGATGTAGCCGTGTACGGCGTTGGACATGATCACGCTGTCGATGATCGGCTTGATCGGCTCGGACACCAGGGCCTGCAGCGGGTGCGACTCCAGCGGCAGGCGGAAGCCGGCCAGTTTGGCCATGTGCCCGGAGTTACCGGCGGTGACCACGCCGACGCGCTTGCCGCCGATAAAACCACGGGTGGTCTCCACGCCGATGCAGGCGCCGTTTTCCTTGCGGAAGCCGATCACCTCGGTCTGCTGGATCAGGTCGACGCCCAGGGCGTCGGCGGCACGGGCATAGCCCCAGGCCACCGCGTCGTGACGGGCGACGCCGCCGCGGCGCTGCAGGGAGGCGCCCATCACCGGGTAACGGGTGTTCTTGCTGCAATCCATGAACGGGATCATTTCCTCGACCTGCTTGGCGTCGAGCACCTCGCCGTCGATGCCGTTGAGGCGGTTGGCGCTGACCCGGCGCTCGATGTCGCGCATGTCCTGCAGGGTGTGGCCGAGGTTGAACACGCCGCGCTGGGAGAACATGACGTTGTAGTTGAGGTCCTGGGACAGGCCTTCCCACAGCTTCATGGCGTGCTCGTACAGCAGCGCCGACTCGTCCCACAGGTAGTTGGAACGCACGATGGTGGTGTTGCGCGCGGTGTTACCGCCGCCCAGCCAGCCCTTCTCGATGACCGCGACGTTCTTCACGCCGAACTCTTTGGCCAGGTAGTAGGCAGTGGCCAGGCCGTGGCCGCCACCGCCGACGATGATCACATCGTAGACCGGCTTGGGCGTCGGGTTGCGCCACATGCGCTGCCAGTTCTCGTGGTGGCTGAAGGAATGCTTGAGCAGGCCGAAGCCGGAATAACGTTGCATAGGGATGCTCCTGAAATCTGTTCCCCGGGCCCGCCGCGAGGCGGGTTAGGGTTGAGGGAACGCTTGCGGGCCTTGGCGTGGCTACTGCCCGCCGCCTCCCTCATCCACCCGGCGGACTCGGCGCCCGCCGGGAAAGGAAAAACTCAACGATAGACCGGGTAGTCCGCGCACAGCCCAGCAGCCAGCTTAGCCACCTGGGCCTCGACGTCGGCATCGCCGAGGTGGTCGAGGACATCGCAGATCCAGCCGGCCAGGTCGACGCACTGGGTTTCCTTGAAGCCGCGGGTGGTGACCGCCGGGGTGCCGATGCGCAGGCCCGAGGTGACGAACGGCGACTGCGGGTCGTTCGGCACGGAGTTCTTGTTGACGGTGATACCGACGCGACCCAGGGCGGCGTCGGCGTCCTTGCCGGTGATGCCCTGCTTGATCAGGCTGACCAGGAACAGGTGGTTGTCGGTGCCGCCGGAGACCACGTCATAGCCGCGCTCGACGAACACCTTGGCCATGGCCTGGGCGTTCTTGATCACCTGGGCCTGGTACTCCTTGAACTCAGGCTCCAGGGCCTCCTTGAAGCACACCGCCTTGGCGGCGATCACGTGCATCAGCGGGCCGCCCTGGGCGCCGGGGAACACCGCGGCGTTGAGCTTCTTCTCGATCTCCGGGTTGGCCTTGGCCAGGATCAGGCCGCCACGCGGACCGCGCAGGGTCTTGTGGGTGGTGGTGGTGACCACGTCGGCGAACGGAATCGGGTTCGGGTACAGGCCGGCGGCGACCAGGCCGGCGACGTGGGCCATGTCGACGAACAGCAGCGCACCGACCTTGTCGGCGATGGCGCGGAAGCGCGGGAAGTCCAGGGTCTTGGAGTAGGCGCTGAAGCCGGCGACGATCATCTTCGGCTTGTGCTCGACGGCCAGGCGCTCGACTTCGTCGTAGTCGATCAGGCCGGTGGCGGTGTCCAGACCATACTGCACGGCGTTGTACAGCTTGCCGGAGGAGCTGACCTTGGAACCGTGGGTCAGGTGGCCGCCGTGGGCCAGGCTCATGCCCAGGATGGTGTCGCCGGCGTTGAGCAGGGCCAGGTAGACGGCGCTGTTGGCCGAGGAGCCGGAGTGCGGCTGGACGTTGGCGAAGTCGGCGCCGAACAGCTGCTTGGCGCGGTCGATGGCCAGCTGCTCGACCACGTCGACGTGCTCGCAGCCGCCGTAGTAGCGCTTGCCCGGGTAGCCTTCGGCGTACTTGTTGGTCAGGCCGCTGCCCTGGGCCTGCATGACGCGCTTGCTGGTGTAGTTTTCCGAGGCGATCAGCTCGATGTGATGCTCCTGACGCGCTTCTTCGGCGTTCATCGCCGCCAGCAGTTCGTCGTCGTAGCCCTGGATTTGGTCTTGTTTGCTGAACATCGCTGATCTCCTGCGGCGCCACGCTGTAGCGCATCGGTGTGGAAACGGGAAGGGGGACCCCTTGTGGAGCCGATGGTATGACTCACCCCAAACCTTAAGATGCCTATGTACGCCACAGGGGATTGCGTTTGCGACATGCCCCTGTCGGTCATGCGCATGCGCCGTCCCAGAGGCGTTCCCGGCCGCCCCCTGCGACAGCCCGTCGCAGGCTCTAGCGCAGGTATTCGCGCAGCATCGCCAAGGCCAGGAAATGGCCCGGATAGAAACCATAGGCCCAGCGTCGCACCGGCGCCACCGCGAACCCCAGAGGCCGACGCAGCAGGCAGATTCCGACCAACGGTGCCAGGGCGCAGGCCGCGACGACCGCCAGGGCGAAAACGTCGCCGCGCCACGCATCGCCATACAGCGGCGGCCAGTAGTTGGCCAGCAGGCACAGCAACGGCGGCCACGGCCAGGCATGCCGGGGCCGGCGCAGCGCCTGGACGAACGCCGCCGGCAGCAGGACTCCGGCGGCGCCGAACATCAGCCAGGGGTGGGCCAGCAGTGCCAGCAACAGCACGCCCAGGCCGGGCCAGCGCGGGCCGCGCGGCCGCTCCAGGGCATGGGCGAGCAGCAGCCCCAGCGCCAGGGTCGGCAGGATGTTCAGGGTCTGCGGCGCCGGCACCAGCAGCCGGTAGGGCCATTCGGACAGCAGGGCGAAGCCCAGCAGCAGGCCGAGATAGCGCAGCGGCAGCGGCTGACCGGGCGCCAGCCGGCGCAGGTTGACGGCGATGGCCAGGCAGAACAGCGGGAAGGCCAGACGCCCGGGCACATACAACCAGTACAGCTGCGGCCAGACGTAGCGCAGGTGATCGAGCAGCATGCTCAGCAGCGCCAGCCACTTGAGCAGGTCGAGGGCGGTATCCCGCGGGGAAGAGGACGGCATCGGCATGGGCAAGCGGGTCGCGCGGCGGGCCTGGGACGACCTTAGCCCAGGCCCGCCGGACATGCCGCCGAGCGTTCACCACGACACCCCATCGGCGGCTGCCGCTTCGGCGCCAGCCGGAGGTAGAGTAGCGACATACGCCGGCCCCCTCCGGCGCCTCGATAAGAAGGAACTTGCAATGCCCGATTCGTCCCAGCAATTCGCCAGCGACAACTACTCCGGCATCTGTCCGGAAGCCTGGGCCGCCATGGCCGAGGCCAACCACGGCCACGACCGCGCCTATGGCGACGACCAGTGGACCGTCCGCGCCGCCGACCACTTCCGCCGCCTGTTCGAAACCGACTGCGAGGTGTTCTTCGCCTTCAACGGCACCGCGGCCAACTCCCTGGCCCTGGCGGCCCTGTGCCAGAGCTACCACAGCGTGATCTGCTCGGAGACCGCCCACGTCGAGACCGACGAGTGCGGCGCC contains the following coding sequences:
- a CDS encoding sarcosine oxidase subunit alpha is translated as MSQVNRLSQGGRIDRSQPLTFTFNGQSYQGFAGDTLAAALLANGVDIVGRSFKYSRPRGIVAAGAEEPNAVLQLGSTEAAQVPNVRATQQALYNGLVATSTNGWPNVNTDLMGILGKVGGKMMPPGFYYKTFMYPQNLWLTYEKYIRKAAGLGRSPRENDPDSYDYMNQHCDVLVVGSGPAGLAAALAAGRSGARVILADEQEEFGGSLLATRETLDGKPAADWAAAAIAELQGMREVTLLPRSTVNGYHDHNFLTIHQRLTDHLGEVAPMGQVRQRMHRVRAKRVVLATGAHERPLVYANNDVPGNMLADAVSTYVRRYGVAPGRKLVLSTNNDYAYRVVLDWLDAGQQVVAVADARSNPRGTWVEEARKRGVRVLTGSAVVEARGSKRVTGARVCAIDLNKHKVTSPGEMLDCDLIVSSGGYSPVVHLASHLGGRPEWREDILAFVPGEGFQKRLCAGAVNGVFALGDALANGFEAGASAAAEAGFKAVEGKLPKTEKRTEEPAVALFQVPHDKSTARAPKQFVDLQNDVTAAGIELATREGFESVEHVKRYTALGFGTDQGKLGNINGLAIAARSMGISIPQMGTTMFRPNYTPITFGAVAGRNVGPLFDPKRYTALHRWHLAQGAEFEDVGQWKRPWYFPKNGEDMHAAVARECLAVRNSVGMLDASTLGKIDIQGPDAREFLNRVYSNAWTKLDVGKARYGLMCKEDGMVTDDGVTACLADNHFLMTTTTGGAARIMEWLEIYHQTEWPELKVYFTSVTDHWATLTLSGPNSRKLLAEVTDIDLDKDAFPFMTWKEGNVGGVPARVFRISFTGELSYEVNVQADYAMGVLEKIVEAGKKYDLTPYGTETMHVLRAEKGFIIVGQDTDGSVTPDDLGMGWCVGRNKPFSWIGWRGMNREDCLREDRKQLVGLKPVDPNKVLPEGAQLVFDPKQSIPMTMVGHVTSSYMSAAMGYSFAMALVKGGLKRMGERVFAPLVDGSVIEAEICSPVFYDPKGERQNI
- a CDS encoding sarcosine oxidase subunit beta; the protein is MQRYSGFGLLKHSFSHHENWQRMWRNPTPKPVYDVIIVGGGGHGLATAYYLAKEFGVKNVAVIEKGWLGGGNTARNTTIVRSNYLWDESALLYEHAMKLWEGLSQDLNYNVMFSQRGVFNLGHTLQDMRDIERRVSANRLNGIDGEVLDAKQVEEMIPFMDCSKNTRYPVMGASLQRRGGVARHDAVAWGYARAADALGVDLIQQTEVIGFRKENGACIGVETTRGFIGGKRVGVVTAGNSGHMAKLAGFRLPLESHPLQALVSEPIKPIIDSVIMSNAVHGYISQSDKGDLVIGAGIDGYNGYGQRGSYPTIEHTLQAIVELFPILSRVRMNRQWGGIVDTTPDACPIIAKTPVKNLFFNCGWGTGGFKATPGSGHVFAASLAKGEMHPLAKPFAIERFHTGALIDEHGAAGVAH
- a CDS encoding sarcosine oxidase subunit delta, producing the protein MLHIFCPHCGELRSEEEYHAGGQAHIARPLDPNACTDEEWGEYLFFRDNPRGIHHELWVHAAGCRKYFNVTRHTVSYEILETYKIGERPSVTEASVAAKKTAGQGVSA
- the glyA gene encoding serine hydroxymethyltransferase yields the protein MFSKQDQIQGYDDELLAAMNAEEARQEHHIELIASENYTSKRVMQAQGSGLTNKYAEGYPGKRYYGGCEHVDVVEQLAIDRAKQLFGADFANVQPHSGSSANSAVYLALLNAGDTILGMSLAHGGHLTHGSKVSSSGKLYNAVQYGLDTATGLIDYDEVERLAVEHKPKMIVAGFSAYSKTLDFPRFRAIADKVGALLFVDMAHVAGLVAAGLYPNPIPFADVVTTTTHKTLRGPRGGLILAKANPEIEKKLNAAVFPGAQGGPLMHVIAAKAVCFKEALEPEFKEYQAQVIKNAQAMAKVFVERGYDVVSGGTDNHLFLVSLIKQGITGKDADAALGRVGITVNKNSVPNDPQSPFVTSGLRIGTPAVTTRGFKETQCVDLAGWICDVLDHLGDADVEAQVAKLAAGLCADYPVYR